A single genomic interval of Antarcticibacterium arcticum harbors:
- a CDS encoding S8 family peptidase, translating to MMLKLNLKVGAAALVASAFLFSCTQDEKTSQEEASFTELDSNFDSQAIEGQYIVVYREGAIEDVGAKYPDNYAKAQEAMAQQTKRILADASISDAEIVNVYSRTLNGATLKLSKAQVEQLKGKKEVKYIEQDRLVVFAPPCGTPNGGPCDGDGGGGDGGSTQETPYGITRVNGVSGYTGTSVAWVVDTGIDLDHPDLNVDASRGFNAFTSGKDGGSLDDGNGHGSHVAGTIAAINNTIGVIGVAPGATVIPVKVLDSRGSGSYSGVIAGVDHVGANGKSGDVANMSLGGPVSQALDDAVLAASNKGIKFALAAGNDGADANNSSPARVNGANIVTISAMNSSDTWASFSNYGNPPVDYAAPGVSVKSTWKGGGYNTISGTSMAAPHAAGVLLLGSARTDGNVKNDPDGNPDPIIVH from the coding sequence ATGATGTTAAAATTAAACTTAAAAGTAGGTGCTGCTGCATTAGTAGCCTCTGCATTTCTCTTCTCCTGTACGCAGGATGAAAAAACTTCTCAGGAAGAAGCTTCATTTACAGAGCTTGATTCCAATTTTGATTCCCAGGCTATTGAGGGTCAGTACATCGTTGTTTACCGGGAAGGTGCAATAGAAGATGTGGGAGCCAAGTATCCTGATAATTATGCCAAAGCTCAGGAAGCTATGGCACAACAAACTAAAAGGATCCTTGCCGATGCCTCCATCTCAGATGCCGAAATTGTAAATGTTTACAGTAGGACTTTAAACGGTGCAACATTGAAATTATCAAAAGCTCAGGTAGAACAACTAAAAGGTAAAAAAGAAGTGAAATACATTGAGCAGGACAGGCTAGTAGTTTTTGCTCCACCTTGTGGTACTCCTAATGGAGGACCTTGTGATGGTGATGGCGGTGGAGGTGACGGCGGCAGTACGCAGGAGACTCCATATGGTATTACAAGAGTAAACGGAGTTTCTGGTTATACAGGTACATCTGTAGCCTGGGTTGTGGACACCGGTATTGATTTAGATCACCCGGATCTTAATGTGGACGCTTCCCGAGGTTTTAATGCCTTTACATCTGGTAAAGATGGAGGTTCATTAGATGATGGAAATGGACATGGATCTCATGTAGCAGGAACAATCGCTGCGATAAACAATACTATTGGAGTTATAGGAGTTGCTCCAGGAGCTACTGTTATTCCTGTAAAAGTTTTAGATAGTCGCGGAAGTGGATCCTATTCCGGTGTAATAGCAGGTGTTGATCACGTAGGTGCGAATGGAAAAAGTGGAGATGTTGCTAATATGAGTTTAGGAGGTCCTGTATCTCAGGCCCTTGATGATGCGGTTCTTGCTGCATCCAACAAAGGAATTAAATTTGCCCTTGCAGCCGGAAATGATGGTGCTGATGCAAATAACAGTTCTCCAGCCAGAGTGAATGGAGCAAACATTGTGACCATTTCGGCTATGAATTCAAGTGATACTTGGGCAAGTTTCTCTAACTATGGAAATCCTCCTGTAGATTATGCTGCTCCGGGTGTATCTGTTAAATCTACCTGGAAAGGTGGTGGTTACAATACTATAAGTGGAACCTCCATGGCCGCTCCTCATGCTGCCGGTGTTTTATTATTAGGTTCAGCAAGAACAGACGGAAATGTGAAAAACGATCCTGATGGAAATCCTGACCCAATTAT